Genomic window (Polaromonas sp. JS666):
TCGAGGCGACCCATGCCGATGCACCGGCACGGCCCAACAGCATCGCGGGTGAGATTGATTTCCTGCGCGACCTGGGTTCCAAGTCGGAATTGATCCTGCGCTGTGGCGATGAGCGCCTGCGTTGCCACGGCAGCGATGCCCAGTTTCAAAGCGCGCGCTGCGGGCAGCGTGTGAATGTGCTGATCGATGCCGAACGCTGTTCGGTGTTCGCGACTTGAGCGGGGAGGGCGCCATGGAAAATTCTGCAACCACGATTTCCCCGGTTTTTGTCGATGCCGCCAGTGTGGCCAGCCACTTGCCCTGGCCGGAACTGCTGCAGGCCCTGCACAGCGCCTTTGCCGCGACTGACCTGAGCACGCCCACGCGGGGCCATTACCACATGGAGGGCATGGGCAGCGCCGGCACACCGGTGTTGCTTTCCATGCCGGCCTGGAGCCCCGGTTTGGGGGTGGGGGTCAAGCTGGTGGCGGTTTATCCCGATAACGCCATCCTCAATTTGCCATCCATTCACGGGCTTTACGTGTTGATGGAGGGCGCCAGCGGCCGTCCGCAGGCGGTGCTGGACGCTGGCGAGCTGACGGCGCGCCGCACGGCGGCGGCCTCGGCCCTGGCCAGCCGGTTTCTCTCGCGCCCCGACAGCCGCACGCTACTGATGGTCGGGACGGGGCGACTGTCGCAGTACCTGCCCCTGGCCCATGCCCAGGTGCGACCGATTGAGCGCGTGCTGGTGTGGGGCAGGTCACCGGCCAAGGCGCAGGAGAGTGCGGACGCCTTGCGGGCGCAGGGCGTGAATGCAGAACCTGTCACCGCGCTGGAAGAGGCTAGCGCGCAGGCCGACATCATCAGCTGCGCCACGCTGTCGAAAACCTCGCTGTTGCGCGGTGAGTGGCTGCGTCCCGGCACGCATGTGGACCTGGTTGGCGCCTTCACGCCGCAGATGCGCGAGGCCGATGACCAGGTGTTCCTGCGCGCAGCCTCGGTCTGGTGCGACACCACCGCCGGCGGCCTGGCGGAGGCGGGCGACTTGATCCAGGCGCTGGCGTCCGGTGCCCTGGTGCGCAACCGTATTCGGGGCGAGTTGGCTGACCTGTGCCGGGCGGGCGCACCCATTGCGCGCCGCGACACCGATATCACCGTCTTCAAATCCGTCGGAGCGGCACTTGAAGACCTTGCCGCTGCGCGGCTGTGCCTGGACCGGCTGTCGCGCGGCAGCGCGGCGCCGCAGGCGTGAGCGGCGGCAGCCCGATTTTTTCCAACATGAACCATTCCATGCATTCCATGACTACCAACGCAGAACATTTGGCCAGGTTGCGGGCCCGTTATGCCGGCGCTTCGGGCGCCGACATGTTTGACCCGGCATTCAAGGCCGTCGCTGAACAGATCTTCAGCAGCTCGGACCGCCGCAAGTGGCCGTTTGCCGACGTCCCCACATTTCTCGATGCCCCTTATCGCGCGGATGGCTTGGCCCAGCCCGAGCCGAATCTGGCGGGCCTCGATGTGGCCTTGATCGGCGTGCCGATGGACCTGGGCGTGACCAACCGCGCCGGGGCCCGCCTGGGGCCGCGGGCCGTGCGCAATGTGGAGCGTATCGGGCCTTACGAGCATGCGCTGGGCCTGGCGCCGGTGACCCGCTTGAAGATGGCTGACGTGGGCGATGTGCCCATGCGCAGCCGTTTCAGCCTGGACGAATGCCATGCCGACATCGAGGCCTGCTTCAACCAGGTTGTGAACGCGGGTGTGATTCCGCTGGCTGTGGGCGGTGACCATTCGATCACGGGCTCCATCCTGAAAGCGGTGGGACGCGACCGGCCGGTGGGCATGGTGCATATTGATGCCCACTGTGACACCGCCGGAACCTACGAGGGCTCCAAATTTCACCACGGCGGGCCCTTTCGGGAAGCGGTGCTGGCCGGCGTGCTGGATCCGCGCCGCTGCATCCAGATTGGCATTCGGGGCGGGGCCGAGTATTTGTGGGAGTTTTCGTTTGACTCCGGAATGACCGTCATCCATGCCGAAGAGTTCTCCAAAATGGGCGTGGAAGCCGTGATCCGGCGCGCCCGCGAAGTGGTGGGCGACGGCCCGACCTATGTGACGTTTGACGTGGACAGCCTGGACCCCGCGTATGCGCCGGGCACGGGCACGCCCGAGGTCGGCGGCCTGAGCCCGCGCGAAGTGCTCACCTTGCTGCGCGGCCTGGCGGGCCTGAACATTGTCGGCGGTGACGTGATGGAGGTCGCTCCACAGAACGACCCCTCCGGCAACACGGCCCTGGTGGGCGCGCAGATGCTGTTCGAGATACTGTGCCTGGTTGCATTGTCGCCAGCCATGGCGAACCGATAAGCGGCTAGGCGTCACCTCCTTATTTATTTCTATTTCTATTTCTCTTTCTCTTTCTCTTTACTCTTTACTCTTTACTCTTCAGGAACATCATGACCATCCAGCGCATTGAAACCGGCCCCCGCATGTCGCAAGCCGTTGTGCACCAGAAAACCGTTTACCTCGCCGGCCAGGTAGCCGACCACGATGCCGGGCCCAGCGTCTACACCCAGACGCAGCAGGCCCTGGCGAGCATCGACCGCCTGCTGGCCGCTGCCGGCAGCGACAAGACCCGCATACTGAGCGCCACCATCTGGCTGACCGACATGGACACCTTTGCCGACATGAACCGTGCCTGGGAGGCCTGGGTCGTGCCCGGCAGCACCCCGGCACGCGCCACCGTGCACAGCGCCCGCCTGGCCGCGCAGGAATACCGGGTGGAGATCGGCGTGATTGCGGCGCAGGCCTGATTCTTTGTCCGGAATGCCGGCCGCCATGCCGGGTTGAGTCCCGTGGCGATGGCTCCAAAACGCCAGGCCCCAAGGCCGGGAGCGCTGTGCGGACCGCCCATCCGCTCCCCCTCAGCGCTGCCGGCGTATCAATGCGTGCAGGGGCCGGATGCTGGTCAACCGACGACCAGGACGTCCTGGCGCTGAAGCGGCCACTCAGATCGGCGGCACTTTGCTGCCGCCTTGCGCCTTGCGCCGTGCCCGGTCAACATAGCCAGGATCGGGTGCGCAGGGGGGCTTCCCCATTCGTGCAACTTCGAGGTTGCGATCGTCGCTGCACCGGCGGCGGCGTCAGCCATGCCTGACCATCCCCACTTGTCCCAACCTGTCCCCCGGCTGTCCTCAGCTGTCCCGCTCAAGGGTAAATTTCTCCCGGAATTCGGGTGATTTATGCCATTGCCGAGTGCTTGACAAGCCACTCCATTTATTTTAGATTACTAACCGGTCAGTCAGTAACTGATTGGCCCGATTTTTCACTCCCGATTTTTACCGAACCAGACCATGAAAAAAACCGTCTTTTCGCTGGTGAGTATCGCTGCCTTGCTGGCCGCCTGTACCCCATCCGCTCCGCCTGAAGAGCCGGTTCGCGCCGTGAAGGTGATGACTGTGGGGACTGATGCGTTTTCTTCCAGTCATGAATATGCGGGTGAAGTCAGGGCCCGGGTCGAGTCCCGCCTGGGTTTCAGGGTCGGGGGCAAGATCATCAAGCGGCAGGCCGAGCTGGGCCAACGCGTCAAGGCCGGCCAGGTGCTGGCCCAACTGGACCCGCAGGATTACAAGCTGGCCGTCGACGCGGCCCGCGCCCAGGTTGCAACGGCGATGACCAACCGGGATCTCGCCGCGGCTGATTTCAAGCGCTACAAAGAGCTGAAGGACCAGAGTTTCATCAGTGGCGCGGAACTGGAGCGTCGCGAAACGACCTTCAAGGCGGCCCAGGCGCAACTCGAGCAGGCCCAGTCGCAGCTGGCCGTGCAGAGCAACCAGGCCGGTTATGCCGCGCTGGTGGCCGACGTCTCGGGTGTGGTGACCGCGGTGGAGGCCGAGCCGGGTCAGGTGGTAGCCGCCGGGGTGCCGGTGGTGCGCATTGCGGCCGACGGCGTGCGTGACGTGGTGTTCTCGGTGCCCGAAGACCGGGTGGCCGGCATCAAGGTCGGTGCACCCGTCAAAATTCGCGTTTGGGCGCAACACACAGATTTACCCGGCAAGGTGCGTGAAGTGGCTGCGAGCAGCGATCCGGTGACG
Coding sequences:
- a CDS encoding ornithine cyclodeaminase family protein, which produces MENSATTISPVFVDAASVASHLPWPELLQALHSAFAATDLSTPTRGHYHMEGMGSAGTPVLLSMPAWSPGLGVGVKLVAVYPDNAILNLPSIHGLYVLMEGASGRPQAVLDAGELTARRTAAASALASRFLSRPDSRTLLMVGTGRLSQYLPLAHAQVRPIERVLVWGRSPAKAQESADALRAQGVNAEPVTALEEASAQADIISCATLSKTSLLRGEWLRPGTHVDLVGAFTPQMREADDQVFLRAASVWCDTTAGGLAEAGDLIQALASGALVRNRIRGELADLCRAGAPIARRDTDITVFKSVGAALEDLAAARLCLDRLSRGSAAPQA
- the speB gene encoding agmatinase; its protein translation is MTTNAEHLARLRARYAGASGADMFDPAFKAVAEQIFSSSDRRKWPFADVPTFLDAPYRADGLAQPEPNLAGLDVALIGVPMDLGVTNRAGARLGPRAVRNVERIGPYEHALGLAPVTRLKMADVGDVPMRSRFSLDECHADIEACFNQVVNAGVIPLAVGGDHSITGSILKAVGRDRPVGMVHIDAHCDTAGTYEGSKFHHGGPFREAVLAGVLDPRRCIQIGIRGGAEYLWEFSFDSGMTVIHAEEFSKMGVEAVIRRAREVVGDGPTYVTFDVDSLDPAYAPGTGTPEVGGLSPREVLTLLRGLAGLNIVGGDVMEVAPQNDPSGNTALVGAQMLFEILCLVALSPAMANR
- a CDS encoding RidA family protein — protein: MTIQRIETGPRMSQAVVHQKTVYLAGQVADHDAGPSVYTQTQQALASIDRLLAAAGSDKTRILSATIWLTDMDTFADMNRAWEAWVVPGSTPARATVHSARLAAQEYRVEIGVIAAQA
- a CDS encoding efflux RND transporter periplasmic adaptor subunit translates to MKKTVFSLVSIAALLAACTPSAPPEEPVRAVKVMTVGTDAFSSSHEYAGEVRARVESRLGFRVGGKIIKRQAELGQRVKAGQVLAQLDPQDYKLAVDAARAQVATAMTNRDLAAADFKRYKELKDQSFISGAELERRETTFKAAQAQLEQAQSQLAVQSNQAGYAALVADVSGVVTAVEAEPGQVVAAGVPVVRIAADGVRDVVFSVPEDRVAGIKVGAPVKIRVWAQHTDLPGKVREVAASSDPVTRTYPVKVSIDAKEPPVLGATVSVVPEAGGIAGTPVIKLPTTALRQEGNATAVWVLDKASMTVKPQVVQVATADGNDVVVASGLQPGMLVVSAGVHVLSPGQKVTIYQPSVAISTAAPAQSAPDSIASPATAAAASSASASAAK